From one Butyricimonas faecihominis genomic stretch:
- a CDS encoding TolC family protein — translation MKVFVIIIGILWMTLGSGIAQTLTVEEYRAKVLDYNQDIKQSREAVKAAIYALKGVKTGFFPKLQLSGNYSYQVEDVEFMQGVDLKHNNYSAEAALSQNVYAGSMVRKQQEAAKLQKAIARLGEELTTDNIVYAADVSYWTLAANESLFYISQEFVLIVKELDGIVQKRFDEGAISKTDLLMVKTRLKEAELQESTRNMNYQTAMQSFKIMMGVPLEEKWVIIDSIQKPVIVPGLQSLEVALKRRADYQIAVQDFNLTKQQTKIIRSKYLPQLAVGVKETWGTPLINVSGDEKFATVAFAKLSMPIFNWGEKRQYVKQNRAMETSKELAMSKVEDQVKEELANAWVKLNENWKQVEIANSTLEIARENLKLNTFSYNEGKLPILDVLSSQATWLQAYTNVVSANYQYKVAYAEYVRILGGR, via the coding sequence ATGAAGGTTTTTGTTATTATAATAGGAATTTTATGGATGACGTTGGGGAGCGGGATAGCGCAGACCTTGACGGTCGAGGAGTACCGGGCGAAGGTGCTGGATTATAATCAGGACATCAAGCAATCGAGAGAGGCTGTCAAGGCGGCGATATACGCGTTGAAAGGGGTAAAAACGGGATTCTTTCCGAAATTACAATTAAGCGGGAATTATTCGTATCAGGTAGAAGACGTGGAATTTATGCAGGGGGTTGATCTGAAACACAATAATTATTCGGCGGAGGCGGCATTGTCGCAGAACGTGTACGCGGGGAGTATGGTACGCAAGCAGCAAGAGGCGGCGAAGTTACAGAAAGCGATTGCCCGTTTGGGGGAAGAGTTGACGACGGATAATATTGTTTACGCGGCAGACGTGAGTTATTGGACGTTGGCGGCTAACGAGAGTCTGTTTTATATATCCCAAGAGTTCGTGTTGATCGTGAAGGAATTGGACGGGATTGTACAAAAACGTTTTGACGAGGGGGCGATTAGCAAGACCGACTTGCTGATGGTGAAGACCCGCTTGAAGGAGGCGGAGTTGCAAGAGTCTACCCGGAATATGAATTACCAGACAGCGATGCAGTCGTTTAAAATCATGATGGGGGTTCCTTTAGAGGAAAAGTGGGTTATTATTGACTCGATCCAGAAGCCGGTGATCGTTCCGGGTTTACAATCGTTGGAAGTGGCTTTGAAACGGAGAGCCGATTACCAGATTGCCGTGCAGGATTTTAATTTGACCAAGCAACAGACCAAGATTATACGTTCCAAGTATCTGCCGCAGCTGGCCGTGGGGGTGAAGGAGACGTGGGGTACGCCATTGATTAATGTTTCCGGTGACGAGAAGTTTGCGACGGTGGCTTTTGCGAAGTTGAGTATGCCTATTTTCAACTGGGGAGAGAAACGCCAGTACGTGAAACAGAATCGGGCGATGGAGACAAGTAAGGAGTTAGCCATGAGTAAAGTCGAGGATCAAGTGAAAGAGGAACTGGCAAATGCTTGGGTGAAGTTGAACGAGAACTGGAAACAGGTGGAGATTGCTAATTCTACGCTAGAAATTGCCCGGGAGAATTTGAAATTGAATACCTTTAGCTATAACGAAGGGAAGTTACCGATTCTGGATGTATTGTCTTCGCAGGCGACTTGGTTACAAGCCTACACGAACGTGGTTTCGGCGAATTACCAGTATAAGGTGGCGTACGCGGAGTATGTGAGAATTTTGGGAGGACGGTAG
- a CDS encoding efflux RND transporter permease subunit, whose protein sequence is MNIAKYSLENTKVVYFFLAILLVGGVLSFDLLGKKEDSPFVIKTAVIITRYPGATPSEVEQLITEPIEREIQSMRRVHKIKSDSYYGMSKIQIELSPATPPEEMPQMWDELRRKVLNIQPSLPQGASTISVSDDFGDVFGIYYGLTAGEGFSYHDLREWGQKLKTQLVSVDGVQKVALYGEQTEVVNVFISMSKLANSGIDLNSLIQTIKSQNSLINTGEKRAGNLELKILADGTYKTLDDIRNQLIVTQTGQQVRLGDITTIEKGYMDPPNSLMRVNGKRAIGIGISTDPERDVVKTGDKVKERLSQLEELMPVGIELVTLYPENEIAREANNGFLLNLVESVVIVIFIILLVMGTRAGLLIGSSLIFSIGGTMLIMQFMGVGLNRTSLAAFIIAMGMLVDNAIVVTDNAQILIKKGMRRRDALIKGATVPQWGLLGATLIAIFSFLPLYLAPSSVAEMVKPLFIVLAVSLGLSWILALTQTTVFGNFILKENSGDSSKDPYDTKFYNRFVSVLRGLIKYKVITIVSVVCLFLVSMYIMGIMPQNFFPSMDKPYFRADCFLPEGFSIRESEDMMSDIEAYLLDQDEVVNVSVTIGGSPLRYYLASTSFGPKANFGNLLIEVEKKEQSPIVEERLNTYVRENYPDMLIRSSLFKLSPAVEAAIEIGFIGENIDTLAALTERAMNIMRECDMVTDIRSSWGNQVPVWEPAYSQERGQRLGITRQSVAYALKIATNGLAIGDFREKDLFMPILLKEDGFDSKNLDNMKTLPVFATQGFTVPLAQVVDSFAYDYHYNVIKRYNRDRVMMAQCDPKRGANTKAAFSEVWNKVKSMDMPEGYRMKIFGEDESQVESNEALAANMPLTFILMFIVLLLLFRTYRKPTIILLMVPLIFIGVVFGLLMMGKMFDFFALLGVLGLVGMNIKNAIVLVDQIGIEQENGLAPLDAVLQATKSRIVPVAMASGTTILGMLPLLFDAMFGGMAACIMGGLLVASLLTIVVLPVTYCLIFRIKAE, encoded by the coding sequence ATGAATATAGCTAAATATTCGCTGGAAAACACGAAGGTCGTTTATTTCTTTTTGGCCATATTGTTAGTCGGGGGAGTTTTATCTTTCGATCTACTGGGGAAAAAGGAGGATTCGCCTTTTGTGATCAAGACAGCGGTCATTATAACGAGATACCCGGGAGCAACCCCGAGCGAGGTTGAGCAGTTAATCACGGAGCCGATCGAGCGGGAAATTCAATCCATGCGCCGGGTACACAAGATTAAATCGGATTCCTATTACGGGATGTCTAAAATACAAATCGAGTTGAGCCCGGCAACCCCGCCGGAGGAGATGCCCCAAATGTGGGACGAGTTACGGCGTAAGGTGTTGAACATACAACCGTCGCTGCCACAGGGAGCCTCGACGATCAGCGTGTCGGATGATTTCGGTGACGTGTTCGGGATATACTACGGGCTGACGGCCGGAGAGGGTTTTTCTTATCACGATTTGCGGGAGTGGGGACAAAAATTGAAGACCCAGCTTGTTTCCGTGGACGGGGTGCAGAAGGTGGCCTTGTACGGGGAGCAGACGGAGGTGGTGAACGTGTTTATCTCCATGTCGAAGTTGGCGAATTCGGGGATTGATCTGAACTCTTTGATACAGACGATCAAGTCGCAAAATTCTCTGATTAACACGGGAGAGAAACGGGCAGGAAATTTGGAATTGAAGATATTGGCCGATGGGACGTACAAAACGCTAGATGATATTCGTAATCAATTGATCGTGACCCAGACGGGACAACAGGTTCGGCTGGGGGATATTACCACGATAGAAAAGGGGTACATGGACCCGCCAAACAGTTTGATGCGGGTGAATGGTAAACGGGCTATCGGCATCGGTATCTCGACCGATCCGGAGCGTGACGTGGTGAAGACGGGGGATAAGGTGAAGGAGCGATTGAGCCAGTTGGAGGAGTTGATGCCCGTGGGAATCGAACTCGTGACCCTTTACCCGGAGAACGAGATTGCACGGGAGGCAAATAACGGCTTCTTGTTGAACTTGGTGGAGTCCGTGGTGATCGTGATCTTTATTATTTTGCTGGTGATGGGGACCCGTGCCGGGTTACTGATCGGTTCCTCGTTGATTTTCTCGATCGGTGGAACGATGCTGATCATGCAGTTTATGGGAGTCGGGTTGAACCGGACGTCGCTGGCAGCTTTTATTATAGCAATGGGTATGCTGGTGGATAATGCCATCGTGGTGACGGATAATGCCCAGATATTGATTAAAAAGGGTATGCGTCGGCGAGATGCTTTGATCAAGGGGGCTACGGTTCCGCAATGGGGATTGCTGGGGGCCACGCTGATTGCTATATTTTCTTTTTTACCCTTGTACTTGGCGCCTTCTTCGGTGGCAGAAATGGTGAAACCTTTGTTTATCGTGCTGGCAGTTTCGCTGGGATTGAGTTGGATTCTGGCGTTGACGCAGACGACCGTGTTCGGTAATTTTATACTGAAGGAGAATTCCGGAGATTCTAGTAAAGATCCTTACGATACGAAGTTCTACAACAGGTTTGTTTCCGTGTTACGGGGATTGATCAAGTATAAGGTGATCACGATTGTTTCGGTGGTCTGTTTGTTCTTGGTGTCCATGTATATCATGGGGATTATGCCGCAGAATTTCTTCCCGAGTATGGATAAACCTTATTTCCGGGCAGATTGTTTCCTGCCGGAAGGGTTCAGTATTCGGGAATCGGAGGATATGATGTCGGATATTGAGGCTTATTTGCTGGATCAGGATGAGGTGGTGAACGTGTCGGTAACAATCGGGGGATCACCATTACGATATTATCTGGCAAGTACATCTTTCGGGCCGAAAGCGAATTTCGGGAATCTGTTGATCGAGGTGGAGAAAAAGGAACAGTCTCCGATCGTGGAGGAGCGTTTGAATACTTACGTGCGGGAGAATTACCCGGATATGTTGATTCGTTCCTCTTTGTTCAAGTTGTCCCCGGCGGTGGAGGCCGCCATCGAGATCGGTTTTATCGGGGAGAATATCGACACGCTTGCAGCTTTGACGGAACGGGCGATGAATATCATGCGAGAATGTGATATGGTGACGGATATTAGAAGTAGTTGGGGAAATCAGGTTCCCGTTTGGGAACCGGCCTACTCGCAGGAACGGGGACAACGCCTAGGGATAACCCGCCAGTCGGTGGCTTACGCCTTAAAAATTGCCACGAACGGGTTGGCCATCGGGGATTTCCGGGAGAAGGATTTGTTTATGCCAATATTGCTGAAAGAGGATGGGTTTGATAGTAAGAATCTGGATAATATGAAGACGCTGCCCGTGTTTGCCACGCAGGGATTCACGGTGCCTTTGGCGCAGGTGGTGGATAGCTTTGCATACGATTATCATTATAACGTGATCAAACGGTATAACCGGGACCGGGTGATGATGGCGCAATGTGACCCCAAACGGGGAGCGAACACGAAAGCGGCTTTCTCGGAAGTGTGGAACAAGGTGAAAAGTATGGATATGCCAGAAGGCTACCGGATGAAAATATTCGGGGAGGACGAGAGTCAGGTGGAGTCCAACGAGGCTTTGGCTGCCAATATGCCGTTGACGTTTATCTTGATGTTTATCGTGTTGTTGTTGCTTTTCAGAACGTACCGGAAACCGACCATTATATTGCTGATGGTGCCGTTGATTTTTATCGGGGTGGTCTTCGGCTTGCTGATGATGGGGAAAATGTTCGACTTTTTCGCTTTACTGGGCGTGTTAGGATTGGTAGGGATGAATATCAAGAATGCGATTGTACTGGTGGACCAGATCGGTATCGAACAGGAGAACGGGTTGGCCCCGCTGGATGCCGTGTTGCAGGCCACGAAGTCAAGAATCGTTCCGGTGGCAATGGCCTCGGGTACGACGATATTGGGAATGCTACCCTTGTTGTTTGACGCTATGTTTGGCGGGATGGCAGCTTGTATCATGGGTGGTTTGCTGGTAGCCAGTTTGTTGACTATCGTGGTGTTGCCCGTGACGTATTGTTTGATATTCAGGATAAAAGCGGAGTGA